One genomic region from Rosa rugosa chromosome 1, drRosRugo1.1, whole genome shotgun sequence encodes:
- the LOC133744515 gene encoding BTB/POZ domain-containing protein At3g22104-like codes for MAELAARKHVQFILSEAKVHGGLSEEEKMKLCCLLNYEKLSEEACIHLSQNAKFPSKSAVQALISQQVKLKSLFHATNNPKSYGDSPFSVTEVDNEGRNGHDSNEQRVLYAGKLDLSADNEKLREHLHGMQRRVMELEKMCKKMQTQMAKFTKSRVLSSHSHARSFPKLFVHDSFAFHFIFL; via the exons ATGGCAGAGCTGGCTGCTCGGAAACATGTTCAATTCATTCTATCAGAAGCAAAG GTACATGGAGGATTGTCCGAAGAGGAAAAGATGAAACTCTGTTGTTTATTGAACTATGAGAAGCTCTCGGAAGAAGCTTGCATACACCTTTCTCAGAATGCAAAATTCCCATCAAAATCAGCAGTCCAAGCTCTCATTTCTCAGCAAGTCAAGCTTAAGAGCTTATTTCATGCCACTAACAATCCCAAGTCCTATGGTGACTCCCCTTTTAGTGTCACTGAGGTAGATAATGAGGGAAGGAATGGTCATGATTCCAATGAACAACGCGTTCTTTATGCTGGAAAACTTGATCTCTCGGCTGACAACGAGAAACTGAGAGAACATTTACATGGTATGCAGCGGAGGGTCATGGAGTTGGAAAAAATGTGCAAGAAAATGCAAACCCAAATGGCAAAGTTCACAAAATCAAGAGTGTTATCAAGCCACAGTCATGCAAGATCTTTCCCCAAACTCTTTGTTCATGATAGTTTtgcatttcattttatttttttatga